A genome region from Megalobrama amblycephala isolate DHTTF-2021 linkage group LG16, ASM1881202v1, whole genome shotgun sequence includes the following:
- the dharma gene encoding dharma → MATQKFSDFSIDYILGDASKQTAESPGVDHPASSQDFQGHLTKLDLLYQDGCRGHCEHAALMVNFPSSSWAGMYSCCVPVSYYQPPFHSNYYAGQQWPFAVSGCETAENHFHQTVGQRQRSRIRTVFTDNQTEQLERLFAITDYPTAETRAELAKNTGLSEETVRVWFKNRRARRKRQTTCPDKNARRAHDDHQESD, encoded by the exons ATGGCAACTCAGAAATTTTCAGACTTCTCTATTGATTACATCTTGGGAGACGCcagcaaacaaacagcagaatCACCTGGAGTGGATCATCCAGCATCTTCTCAGGATTTCCAAGGGCACTTGACCAAACTGGACCTGCTCTACCAGGATGGATGTAGAGGTCATTGTGAGCATGCAGCACTGATGGTGAACTTTCCATCTTCATCATGGGCAGGAATGTACAGCTGCTGTGTTCCAGTCTCATATTATCAACCACCTTTTCATTCAAATTACTATGCAGGTCAGCAGTGGCCTTTTGCCGTATCAG GATGTGAAACAGCTGAGAATCACTTCCACCAAACTGTAGGTCAGAGACAGCGCAGTCGAATCCGAACGGTGTTCACCGACAACCAGACGGAGCAGCTCGAGCGGCTCTTCGCCATCACGGACTACCCGACCGCTGAAACCCGGGCGGAGTTGGCCAAGAACACCGGCCTCAGCGAGGAGACTGTGCGG gtgtGGTTCAAGAATCGACGAGCACGCAGAAAGAGACAGACAACCTGCCCTGACAAAAACGCGAGGCGCGCTCACGATGATCATCAGGAATCAGATTAA
- the clip3 gene encoding LOW QUALITY PROTEIN: CAP-Gly domain-containing linker protein 3 (The sequence of the model RefSeq protein was modified relative to this genomic sequence to represent the inferred CDS: substituted 2 bases at 2 genomic stop codons), translating into MTKEETSEVEEAQPGSEFISPVHEPRKKPIVHPSAQAPLPKDYAFTFFDPNDPACMEILTDSRTTIPELFAIIRQWVPQVQHKIDIIGNEILKRGCHVNDRDGLTDMTLLHYCCKAGAHGVGDPEAALRLSNQLIALGADVSLRSRWTNMNALHYAAYFDVPELIRVLLKACKPKVLNSTCSDFYHGTALHIAASNLCLGAVKCLLEHGANPTVRNDKGQEPAEVVPDPMDMSLDKAEAAMVAKELKQLLLDAVPLSCNLPRATLPNYDNIPGNLMLSSLGLKLGDRVVLDDTKTGTLRFCGTTEFASGQWVGIELDEAEGKNDGSVGGIRYFICSPKQGIFAPVSKISKVLEQTPSSVTSTPKTPRMDLSRVTGKIKKEKKEKDRVKSDSKKEVSVRGQFGSXWSQCXVGDQVLVAGQKQGIVRFFGKTDFAPGYWFGVELEQPTGKHDGSVFGVRYFHCLPKYGVFAPPSRVQRIAGPKDPQGDGTLVKKVHQVTMSQPKRNFNAVRSPKDITSESSISRLLFCCWFPWMLRAEMQS; encoded by the exons ATGACTAAAGAGGAAACTTCTGAGGTGGAAGAGGCCCAGCCGGGCTCTGAGTTCATCAGCCCTGTTCATGAACCCCGCAAGAAACCTATAGTGCATCCATCGGCACAGGCTCCACTGCCCAAGGACTATG CGTTTACCTTCTTTGATCCAAATGatccagcctgcatggagattCTGACAGATTCTCGGACCACAATCCCAGAATTGTTTGCCATTATCCGCCAATGGGTTCCACAAGTTCAGCACAAGATTGACATCATAGGCAATGAG ATTTTAAAGCGAGGTTGCCATGTCAATGACCGTGATGGGCTGACGGATATGACTCTTCTCCACTACTGCTGCAAAGCTGGGGCTCACGGAGTAG GTGATCCTGAGGCAGCGCTGCGGCTGTCCAATCAGCTGATAGCTCTGGGAGCTGATGTGAGTCTGCGCAGTCGCTGGACCAACATGAACGCCCTCCATTATGCAGCTTACTTCGATGTGCCAGAACTGATTCGCGTTTTGCTCAAAGCCTGCAAGCCTAAAG TGCTCAACTCAACCTGCAGTGACTTTTATCATGGCACAGCCCTGCACATCGCCGCCTCCAACCTCTGCCTGGGTGCTGTCAAATGTCTGCTCGAGCATGGAGCCAACCCTACTGTCAGA AATGATAAGGGTCAAGAGCCTGCTGAGGTTGTCCCTGACCCCATGGACATGAGTCTGGATAAGGCTGAAGCCGCCATGGTGGCTAAAGAGCTAAAACAGTTGCTGCTGGACGCCGTGCCTCTCAGCTGTAACCTACCCCGTGCCACCCTGCCCAACTATGACAACATCCCCGGCAACCTCATGCTCTCCTCTCTGGGCCTCAAACTAGGGGACCGTGTGGTGCTGGATGACACGAAG ACTGGCACCCTCCGTTTCTGTGGCACCACTGAGTTTGCTAGCGGGCAGTGGGTTGGTATTGAGCTGGACGAGGCAGAGGGCAAGAATGACGGGAGTGTGGGTGGGATCCGCTATTTTATCTGCTCCCCAAAACAAG GCATCTTCGCTCCTGTGTCAAAAATCAGCAAAGTTCTTGAGCAGACCCCCTCTTCGGTCACCTCCACCCCAAAAACCCCTCGCATGGATTTGTCTCGCGTCACCGGCAAGAtcaagaaagagaaaaaagagaaagatcGTGTGAAGAGTGA CTCCAAGAAAGAAGTCTCTGTCCGGGGTCAGTTTGGATCCTGATGGAGTCAATGTTGAGTTGGGGATCAGGTGCTGGTGGCAGGCCAAAAACAAGGGATTGTCCGCTTTTTTGGAAAGACAGACTTTGCCCCTG GATATTGGTTTGGTGTGGAGTTGGAGCAGCCCACTGGAAAGCATGATGGCAGTGTATTCGGAGTGCGTTACTTCCACTGTTTGCCCAAATATGGGGTTTTTGCACCACCTTCCCGTGTTCAGAG AATTGCAGGGCCCAAAGATCCCCAGGGGGATGGGACACTAGTGAAGAAAGTCCACCAGGTGACTA TGTCCCAGCCGAAGCGGAATTTTAATGCGGTGCGATCTCCGAAAGACATAACATCTGAAAGTTCCATATCCAG GTTGCTGTTCTGTTGCTGGTTTCCCTGGATGCTCCGTGCAGAGATGCAGTCCTAA